A single window of Chitinophaga sp. XS-30 DNA harbors:
- the sprA gene encoding cell surface protein SprA produces the protein MARKKYYGAIAVIGVVSFIIVDTAARSRNSSGYAYRSEYDIAVDRKIDSTAQDTTRRDTLKYPIHDRRGTSVTDPVRNAIDLKDPRNINKTVEYDPVTKQYIVTEKIGNQFYRQPTVLTFGEFYRLQAEQSERDYWQKRASTIGNLNQRTGAPQLYYGDKLFDRVFGGTKVDIKPQGSLGLTFGYQGQNVKNPILVERARKNGGFDFDIDINMNVTGRIGEKLKLITNYNTQSTFDFENQVKLEYTGYKDEIIQKIEAGNVSFPLSSSLISGVQSLFGVKTQLQFGRLTVTSVLSNQKSQKQNMTLRGGNSVQDFMIRADEYEDNRHFLLAQFFRDTFNYAMGNLPVIRSQVYINRIEVWVTNRTGATTNTRDIVGLMDLAEYDPFNPSINVLTSARLPDRNTNDLYGNIISDPGSRNSGTVVSRLLAMGLEPVQEFEKTFARKLDSTDYILNRQVGFLSLNQQLQPDEVLAVAYQYTYNGRVYQVGEFSQDVPPDQTNSANQKILFLKLLKATSARPALPIWDLMMKNIYSTNAFQINRQDFKLDVLYKDPGTDDRVPSEKRYLPDARGQFAGAPIITILNLDRLNNQNDPQPDGVFDYVEGYTINSQNGKVIFPVLEPFDDGLSRAFEGDPVLEKKYLYPMLYDSIKVIAQQFPNLNRFILRGSYKSSNSSEISLNAYNIPPGSVTVTAGGQMLRENVDFIIDYNLGRIKIINGGVLSSGVPINVQFENNALFGQQVRNYMGTRLDYYVSDKLNLGGTMVRMSERPYYQKVNYGDDPIRNTILGLDANYISDWRGLTRMLDKLPNFTANTPASINFTGEVAKLIPGHSKLVNEAGSKQGQVYIDDFEGARNGYDLKFPATAWALASTPKDASDASGTILFPEAEYNDSLAYGRNRALLAWYIIEPTLQIPRSPNLPRGITEASQFDPRSRLVYQKDVFPNRSTDFGQSQLSTLDLAFYPEERGPYNFEATPATLTPEGRLRNPRSRWGGIMRAIDNSDFETANIEFIEFWIQDPFINNPTSSGGKLFFNLGNVSEDVLKDGRKSFENGLPDPNTGLNKIDSSNWARVPKFQQQITQAFDNDPNIRRYQDVGYDGLQSVDERHFRRDYLDDIAAMFGTGSVIYETVQEDPSNDDYRWYRDATYDGGDGTDILGRYKRINNPEGNSPVSNDNSQFSQASTNYPESEDLNRDNTMNETEEYFQYRVELTPNMQVGSNYVVDKFTTVVQGPNNTTREETWYQFKVPVTQYDKKVGNIPDFKSIRFMRMFLTGFEDSVVLRFAKLDLVRNQWRRFLSELQPGDPVPIDESTVFNSSAVNIEENARRQPIPYVVPPGILRQNTLSTNNTNILLNEQSLAAQICNLKDGESRALYKNLNLDMRQYNRMQMFIHAEPAGSANALADDQLHAIIRVGSDFTENYYEYRIPLEITSWTGPHPEDSVWKEANNLDLELTKLTRAKQARNVAGASPLIPYVVQDGRNFITIMGNPSLGDVRGVMIGVFNPEDDGMPKCTEVWFNELRLTGLDEKGGYAALARVDLQLSDLGSITFSGNMHTAGFGAIDQRNNERFRDNYIQYDVATNLDLGKLLPKRAGISVPVYAGYSQTVSNPEYDPYDLDIKLKDKLELALDKQQRDSIKRNAQDFTSITSLNFTNVRKMTPGKTKNRLWDIENFDISYSYSQISRRNPVIENDVLTKHRAGLGYNFSGTPKYLEPFKSLIKSKSPWVGLIKEFNLNYVPTQLSFRADVTRQFGATRLRNVGGGPFQLQETYDKYFTFDRYYTLKWDFTRNLSLDFNASNLARIDEPMGRIDTDAKRDSVRSNLFKFGRTTNYYHTASVTYTLPTAKFPLLNWTNVALSYSTDYRWIGASRLAMYLGNAIENTQSKIVSAELKFSDLYNKSKWLRKMNAAPVRSTMPQMNNMNNNQPKPNQPNAAKKDEEETEGSGLVKGLMRVLMSLKRVQVNYTENAGTRLPGYIDSTKVLGMNWASMAPGIGFVLGQQPDRLWLDNFAKKGLLTRDTLFNIQFQQQFTQRLDAQAQLEPIRDLRIDLNLTKSFTKTYTELYKDTTGNGTFGHLSPYDAGGFEITFVAIKTMWGKINEQDGISQTFRDFESYRKIISRRLGAENPYSQDPSIPEFDPKDPEYRYGYGRYSQDVLIPAFLAAYTGKNPETISLLKQGAGGVRTNPFKNILPRPNWRISYNGLSRLAPFRNFLSVFTLTHAYIGNLSMNSYNTALMFYDPLLMGYPAFRDSVSGNYVPYFLLPNMTINEQFAPLLGVDMTFTNSLNARLEFKRSRTLSLSMIDYQLSEMRSSEIVVGAGYRVRGFPMPFKIGKEGGTRLENDLNFRLDISFRDDKTVNNRLDADIVIPTSGQKVIGIAPSIDYVINNRLNIKFFYDRRQTIPVISTAYPITNTRGGLTLRFMLAQ, from the coding sequence TTGGCAAGAAAGAAATACTATGGTGCTATTGCAGTAATAGGTGTTGTATCTTTTATCATTGTTGACACAGCTGCCAGAAGCAGGAATAGTTCGGGATATGCCTATAGAAGCGAGTATGACATAGCTGTTGACCGGAAAATTGATTCCACGGCGCAAGATACTACCCGCAGGGATACGCTGAAATACCCCATCCATGACAGGAGGGGCACCAGTGTTACAGACCCTGTGCGGAACGCCATCGACCTGAAAGACCCGCGCAATATCAACAAAACAGTAGAATACGACCCGGTTACCAAACAATACATCGTCACGGAAAAGATCGGGAACCAGTTTTACCGCCAGCCAACGGTACTGACTTTCGGTGAATTCTACCGCCTGCAGGCGGAGCAGAGCGAACGGGATTACTGGCAGAAGAGGGCCAGCACCATTGGCAATCTCAACCAGCGCACCGGTGCGCCGCAATTGTATTACGGCGATAAATTGTTCGACCGGGTGTTCGGCGGCACCAAGGTGGATATCAAGCCACAGGGGAGCCTGGGCCTCACTTTCGGCTACCAGGGCCAGAACGTAAAGAACCCCATCCTGGTGGAACGGGCGCGCAAGAACGGCGGCTTCGATTTTGATATCGATATCAATATGAACGTCACGGGCCGCATCGGCGAAAAGCTCAAACTCATCACCAATTACAATACACAATCCACTTTCGATTTCGAGAACCAGGTAAAACTGGAATATACCGGGTATAAGGACGAGATCATCCAGAAGATAGAAGCCGGGAACGTGAGCTTCCCGCTCAGCAGTTCCCTTATTTCCGGCGTACAGTCGCTCTTCGGGGTAAAGACCCAGTTGCAGTTCGGGCGGCTTACCGTTACCAGCGTTCTTTCCAATCAGAAATCACAGAAGCAGAACATGACCCTGCGCGGCGGCAACAGCGTGCAGGATTTCATGATCAGGGCGGATGAATACGAGGATAACCGGCACTTCCTGCTGGCGCAGTTCTTCCGCGATACCTTCAACTATGCCATGGGCAACCTCCCGGTGATCCGCTCCCAGGTATATATCAACCGCATCGAGGTCTGGGTGACGAACCGTACCGGCGCCACCACCAATACCAGGGATATCGTTGGCCTGATGGACCTGGCGGAATACGATCCTTTCAACCCCTCGATCAATGTGCTGACCAGCGCCCGCCTGCCGGACAGGAATACCAATGACCTCTACGGCAATATCATCAGCGATCCCGGTTCCCGCAACTCCGGCACCGTGGTGAGCCGGCTGCTGGCCATGGGCCTGGAACCGGTGCAGGAGTTTGAAAAAACATTCGCCCGCAAGCTGGATTCCACCGACTATATCCTCAACCGCCAGGTAGGCTTCCTTTCCCTCAACCAGCAATTGCAGCCGGATGAGGTGCTGGCCGTAGCCTATCAGTACACCTACAACGGACGCGTGTACCAGGTGGGCGAGTTTTCGCAGGATGTACCGCCGGACCAGACCAATTCCGCCAATCAGAAGATACTGTTCCTCAAGCTCCTGAAAGCTACCTCAGCCCGGCCGGCCCTGCCCATCTGGGACCTGATGATGAAGAACATCTATTCCACCAACGCTTTCCAGATCAACCGGCAGGATTTCAAGCTGGATGTATTATATAAAGATCCGGGTACAGACGACCGGGTGCCCAGCGAAAAACGCTACCTCCCGGATGCCAGGGGACAGTTTGCCGGCGCCCCCATCATTACCATCCTGAACCTGGACCGGCTGAATAACCAGAATGATCCCCAGCCGGACGGGGTGTTCGATTATGTGGAAGGGTACACCATCAACTCGCAGAACGGCAAAGTGATCTTCCCCGTACTGGAGCCTTTCGATGACGGGCTCAGCAGGGCCTTTGAAGGCGATCCCGTCCTCGAAAAAAAATACCTGTATCCCATGCTGTACGACTCCATCAAAGTGATCGCCCAGCAATTCCCGAACCTCAACCGCTTCATCCTGCGCGGTTCCTACAAATCCAGCAATTCCTCAGAGATATCGCTCAACGCCTATAATATCCCGCCCGGTTCTGTGACCGTCACCGCCGGCGGGCAGATGCTGCGCGAGAATGTGGATTTTATTATCGACTATAACCTGGGCCGCATCAAGATCATCAATGGCGGTGTGCTTAGTTCCGGCGTGCCCATCAATGTACAGTTCGAGAACAACGCGCTGTTCGGGCAGCAGGTGCGGAACTACATGGGTACGCGGCTGGACTACTACGTGAGCGACAAGCTCAACCTCGGCGGTACCATGGTGCGGATGAGCGAACGCCCGTATTATCAGAAAGTGAATTACGGGGATGACCCCATCAGGAATACCATCCTCGGTCTGGATGCGAACTATATTTCAGACTGGCGCGGCCTTACCCGGATGCTGGACAAACTCCCGAATTTCACCGCCAACACACCGGCCAGCATCAATTTCACCGGTGAGGTAGCCAAGCTCATTCCCGGCCACAGCAAGCTGGTGAATGAGGCCGGCAGCAAGCAGGGGCAGGTGTATATCGATGATTTTGAAGGTGCGCGCAACGGGTACGATCTGAAGTTCCCGGCTACGGCCTGGGCGCTGGCCTCCACTCCTAAAGACGCTTCGGACGCCTCCGGCACCATTCTTTTCCCGGAAGCGGAGTATAACGATTCCCTGGCGTATGGCAGGAACAGGGCGTTGCTGGCCTGGTACATCATTGAGCCTACCTTGCAGATCCCCCGCTCTCCGAACCTGCCGCGGGGTATCACGGAAGCCAGTCAGTTCGATCCGCGCAGCCGCCTCGTATATCAGAAAGATGTGTTTCCCAACCGCTCTACCGATTTCGGGCAAAGCCAGCTCAGTACGCTGGACCTGGCTTTTTATCCGGAAGAAAGAGGACCGTATAATTTCGAGGCCACCCCCGCTACGTTAACGCCGGAGGGAAGGCTGCGCAATCCCCGGAGCCGCTGGGGCGGTATCATGCGCGCCATCGATAACAGCGACTTTGAAACGGCCAATATCGAATTCATCGAGTTCTGGATACAGGACCCCTTTATCAATAATCCCACGAGCAGCGGCGGTAAACTGTTCTTCAACCTGGGGAATGTTTCTGAAGATGTGCTGAAAGATGGCCGGAAATCTTTCGAGAACGGTCTGCCTGATCCGAATACCGGTCTTAACAAGATCGATTCTTCCAACTGGGCGCGCGTTCCGAAGTTCCAGCAGCAGATCACCCAGGCATTCGACAACGATCCGAATATCCGCCGGTACCAGGATGTGGGCTACGACGGCCTGCAAAGCGTGGATGAACGTCATTTCCGCCGGGATTACCTGGATGATATCGCCGCCATGTTCGGTACCGGTTCGGTTATTTACGAAACAGTTCAGGAAGATCCCTCCAACGATGATTACCGCTGGTACCGCGATGCGACATATGACGGTGGGGATGGTACCGACATCCTCGGCCGCTACAAAAGAATCAACAACCCGGAAGGCAATTCCCCGGTATCCAACGATAATTCACAGTTCTCGCAGGCCAGCACCAACTACCCCGAGTCGGAAGACCTGAACCGGGATAATACCATGAATGAAACGGAAGAGTATTTCCAGTACCGCGTGGAGCTGACGCCGAACATGCAGGTAGGCTCCAATTACGTAGTGGATAAATTCACAACCGTTGTACAAGGCCCCAACAACACCACCCGCGAGGAGACCTGGTACCAGTTCAAGGTGCCGGTAACGCAGTATGATAAAAAGGTGGGCAATATCCCCGACTTCAAATCCATCCGCTTTATGCGGATGTTCCTGACCGGGTTCGAGGATTCTGTTGTATTGCGTTTCGCGAAGCTGGATCTTGTACGCAACCAGTGGCGCCGCTTCCTTTCCGAACTGCAACCCGGCGATCCCGTTCCCATAGATGAAAGTACCGTGTTCAATTCCTCCGCGGTGAACATCGAGGAAAATGCCAGGCGCCAGCCCATTCCCTACGTGGTGCCTCCGGGCATCCTGCGGCAGAATACGCTGAGCACCAACAACACCAATATCCTGCTCAATGAGCAATCCCTCGCCGCACAGATATGCAACCTGAAAGACGGGGAATCCCGTGCCCTGTATAAGAACCTGAACCTGGATATGCGGCAGTACAACCGCATGCAAATGTTCATCCACGCGGAGCCAGCCGGTTCGGCCAATGCGCTGGCGGATGATCAGCTGCACGCGATCATCAGGGTGGGTAGTGACTTTACAGAAAACTATTATGAATACCGGATTCCGCTGGAGATAACATCCTGGACCGGACCGCATCCGGAAGACTCGGTATGGAAGGAAGCCAACAACCTGGACCTCGAACTCACGAAACTGACCCGGGCAAAACAGGCCCGTAATGTTGCCGGTGCCTCTCCCCTGATCCCTTATGTGGTGCAGGATGGCCGTAACTTTATTACTATAATGGGTAATCCCAGTCTCGGTGACGTTCGCGGCGTGATGATCGGTGTATTCAATCCGGAGGATGATGGCATGCCCAAATGTACCGAAGTATGGTTCAACGAACTGCGCCTGACCGGGCTGGATGAAAAAGGCGGATATGCCGCACTCGCGCGGGTAGACCTGCAATTGTCAGACCTCGGCTCAATCACCTTCAGCGGCAACATGCATACCGCGGGCTTCGGCGCTATCGACCAGCGGAACAACGAACGTTTCCGCGATAACTATATTCAATATGATGTAGCCACGAACCTGGACCTCGGCAAACTGCTGCCCAAACGCGCAGGTATCTCCGTACCGGTTTATGCGGGTTACTCGCAGACCGTCAGCAACCCGGAGTATGATCCCTACGATCTCGACATCAAACTGAAAGACAAACTGGAACTGGCGCTGGACAAACAACAGCGTGATTCCATCAAACGGAATGCGCAGGACTTCACCTCCATCACCAGCCTGAACTTCACCAACGTCCGCAAAATGACGCCGGGCAAAACGAAGAACAGGCTCTGGGATATTGAGAACTTTGATATCAGTTACTCCTATTCGCAGATCAGCCGGCGCAATCCCGTGATTGAAAATGATGTGCTCACCAAGCACCGTGCGGGCCTGGGATATAATTTCTCGGGAACGCCCAAATACCTGGAGCCCTTCAAATCACTCATCAAAAGCAAGTCGCCCTGGGTAGGATTGATAAAAGAGTTCAATCTCAACTATGTGCCCACACAGCTCAGCTTCCGTGCGGATGTGACCCGCCAGTTCGGCGCCACAAGGCTGCGCAACGTCGGTGGCGGCCCCTTCCAGCTGCAGGAAACATACGACAAGTACTTTACATTCGACCGGTATTATACCCTGAAGTGGGACTTCACCCGTAACCTGTCGCTCGACTTCAATGCCTCCAACCTTGCCAGGATAGACGAGCCGATGGGCCGCATCGATACCGATGCGAAACGGGACAGTGTGCGCAGCAACCTCTTCAAATTCGGGCGTACCACCAATTACTATCATACCGCTTCCGTGACCTATACATTGCCAACGGCGAAATTCCCGCTGCTGAACTGGACGAACGTTGCGCTCAGCTACAGCACGGATTATCGCTGGATAGGCGCTTCCCGCCTGGCCATGTATCTCGGTAATGCCATTGAGAACACGCAATCCAAGATCGTATCCGCCGAACTGAAGTTCTCGGACCTCTACAATAAAAGCAAATGGCTGCGTAAAATGAACGCCGCCCCTGTGCGCAGCACCATGCCGCAGATGAACAATATGAACAACAACCAGCCCAAACCGAATCAGCCAAATGCGGCGAAAAAAGACGAAGAAGAAACGGAAGGCAGCGGGCTGGTGAAAGGATTGATGCGGGTGCTCATGTCACTCAAAAGGGTGCAGGTAAACTATACAGAAAATGCCGGCACACGCCTGCCGGGGTATATCGACAGTACGAAGGTATTGGGCATGAACTGGGCTTCCATGGCGCCGGGCATCGGGTTTGTACTGGGGCAGCAGCCGGACAGGCTTTGGCTGGACAATTTTGCGAAGAAGGGATTGCTCACCCGCGATACGCTCTTCAACATCCAGTTCCAGCAGCAGTTCACACAACGGCTGGATGCACAGGCGCAACTGGAACCGATACGCGATCTGCGCATCGATCTGAACCTGACCAAGTCATTCACAAAAACATATACGGAGTTATACAAGGACACCACCGGCAACGGCACATTCGGGCACCTCAGTCCATATGACGCCGGAGGCTTCGAGATCACGTTTGTGGCTATCAAAACCATGTGGGGCAAGATCAATGAGCAGGACGGTATTTCACAGACCTTCCGGGATTTTGAGAGCTACCGCAAGATCATTTCCCGGCGGCTGGGCGCGGAGAATCCTTATAGCCAGGACCCCTCCATTCCGGAATTTGATCCGAAAGACCCGGAATACCGCTACGGATACGGCCGTTATTCGCAGGATGTGCTGATACCCGCATTCCTGGCCGCATACACCGGCAAAAATCCGGAAACCATTTCCCTGCTTAAACAGGGAGCCGGCGGGGTAAGAACGAACCCTTTCAAGAACATCCTGCCCAGGCCGAACTGGCGGATCTCCTACAACGGGCTGAGCCGCCTGGCGCCATTCCGTAATTTCCTTTCCGTGTTCACGCTCACCCATGCTTATATCGGCAACCTGAGCATGAACTCCTACAATACGGCATTGATGTTCTACGATCCGCTGCTGATGGGCTACCCGGCGTTCCGCGATTCTGTGTCCGGCAACTACGTACCTTACTTCCTGCTACCGAACATGACCATCAATGAGCAATTCGCGCCTTTGCTGGGCGTGGATATGACCTTCACCAATTCGTTGAACGCCAGACTGGAATTCAAGCGCAGCCGTACACTCAGCCTTAGCATGATCGACTACCAGCTGAGTGAAATGCGCTCCAGCGAAATAGTGGTCGGCGCCGGATACCGGGTGCGGGGCTTCCCTATGCCGTTCAAGATCGGCAAGGAGGGCGGCACCAGGCTGGAGAATGATCTGAACTTCAGACTGGATATAAGTTTCCGTGACGACAAAACAGTGAATAACCGTCTGGATGCAGATATCGTGATCCCCACCAGCGGGCAGAAGGTGATCGGCATCGCCCCATCCATCGATTATGTGATCAACAACCGCCTTAATATCAAGTTCTTCTACGACCGCAGGCAAACGATACCGGTGATCTCCACAGCCTACCCCATCACCAATACAAGGGGCGGGCTCACCCTCCGGTTCATGCTGGCGCAATAA
- a CDS encoding beta-ketoacyl-ACP synthase III, translating into MSKITAAITAVGGYVPDYVLTNQELEKLVDTTDEWITTRTGIKERRILKGESMGTSELCVPVALEICRKRGISPEEIDLLIVATVTPDMVFPATANVVTDKIGAKNAFGFDIGAACSGFLYALDTGARFIESGRYKKVMVIGADKMSSIIDYTDRATCIIFGDGAGGILLEPDTEGFGVVDSILKSDGHGREFLNMKAGGSAKPASAETVANREHYVFQEGKTVFKYAVANMSEAAGDIMKRNHLTADDIAWLVPHQANLRIINATAGYMGLPEEKIMINIQRYGNTTAGTIPLCLWDWESKLKKGDNLILAAFGGGFTWGACYVKWAYDGDKI; encoded by the coding sequence ATGAGTAAAATAACGGCCGCTATTACAGCGGTGGGTGGGTATGTTCCCGACTATGTACTGACGAACCAGGAATTGGAAAAATTGGTAGACACAACGGATGAATGGATCACCACCCGTACCGGCATCAAGGAACGAAGGATACTGAAAGGCGAAAGCATGGGCACTTCAGAGCTTTGTGTTCCGGTAGCGCTGGAGATCTGCAGGAAAAGGGGCATCAGCCCGGAGGAGATCGACCTGCTGATCGTGGCCACGGTAACGCCGGATATGGTGTTCCCCGCCACGGCCAATGTGGTTACGGATAAGATCGGCGCAAAGAATGCCTTCGGCTTCGATATCGGCGCAGCCTGCTCCGGCTTCCTTTACGCGCTGGATACCGGCGCCCGGTTCATAGAAAGCGGCCGCTACAAGAAAGTAATGGTTATCGGAGCTGATAAAATGAGCTCCATTATCGATTATACGGACCGCGCCACCTGCATCATCTTCGGTGACGGCGCAGGCGGCATACTGCTGGAACCCGATACCGAAGGCTTCGGTGTGGTAGACAGTATTCTGAAAAGCGACGGGCATGGCCGCGAGTTCCTGAACATGAAAGCCGGCGGCTCCGCCAAACCGGCCAGCGCGGAAACCGTTGCCAACCGTGAACATTATGTATTCCAGGAGGGCAAGACCGTTTTCAAATACGCCGTAGCGAACATGTCCGAAGCCGCAGGCGATATCATGAAACGCAACCACCTCACGGCAGACGATATCGCATGGCTGGTGCCGCACCAGGCCAACCTGCGCATCATCAATGCCACGGCAGGTTACATGGGCCTCCCCGAAGAAAAGATCATGATCAACATCCAGCGCTACGGCAACACCACCGCCGGCACCATACCATTGTGCCTCTGGGATTGGGAAAGCAAGCTGAAAAAAGGGGATAACCTGATACTGGCCGCCTTCGGCGGAGGATTCACCTGGGGGGCCTGCTACGTGAAGTGGGCATACGACGGGGATAAGATATAA
- a CDS encoding NUDIX domain-containing protein, whose product MSIPSFYASSPRHLVAVDCIIFGFEGGKLKLLIMKRKVDPMEGAWSLVGGFVQEGESTDSAATRVLQQTTGIDDIYMDQLQCYGDVQRDTGARVISIAYYALINIQEHDRVMATEYGAHWLELHQIPELIFDHTQMLQDALARLRDKARFHPLGFELLPEKFSLPQLRNLYEEIYQRELDKRNFRKKILAMGILEKLDEKDKSTSKKGANLYRFDKQKYEALTRHGFVFEV is encoded by the coding sequence ATGAGTATTCCATCATTTTATGCCAGTTCCCCGAGACACCTTGTGGCGGTGGATTGTATCATTTTCGGATTTGAAGGCGGCAAGCTGAAGCTGCTGATCATGAAGCGCAAGGTAGACCCGATGGAGGGCGCCTGGTCGCTTGTGGGCGGGTTCGTGCAGGAAGGCGAGAGCACGGACAGCGCAGCTACGCGTGTATTGCAGCAGACTACCGGGATAGACGATATTTATATGGACCAGTTGCAGTGTTATGGTGATGTGCAGCGGGATACCGGCGCCAGGGTGATCTCCATTGCCTATTATGCCCTCATCAATATCCAGGAGCATGACCGGGTGATGGCCACTGAATACGGGGCTCACTGGCTGGAACTGCACCAGATACCCGAACTGATATTCGACCATACGCAAATGTTGCAGGATGCCCTGGCCCGCCTGCGGGACAAAGCGCGTTTCCATCCGCTGGGCTTTGAGCTGCTACCGGAAAAGTTTTCCCTGCCGCAATTGCGGAATCTCTACGAGGAGATCTATCAGCGCGAGCTGGACAAACGGAATTTCAGAAAAAAGATACTGGCGATGGGGATATTGGAGAAGCTGGATGAGAAGGACAAGTCCACTTCAAAAAAAGGCGCGAATCTGTACCGGTTCGACAAGCAGAAGTATGAGGCGCTGACGCGGCACGGGTTTGTGTTTGAGGTGTAG
- a CDS encoding DinB family protein — protein sequence MKDLLLRYARYNIWANQRMLTLLNGLSEEQLDKDLGSSFSSLRKTIYHIWDAESIWFQRLQLASPVLVPTRTFTGDWEEFTHLFTRQSEQLKDFVATASDAKLAHTIEYNRLAKGIGKSAVVDALLTAFNHSTFHRGQLVTMLRQSGVSKIPPTDYIKYTGLKK from the coding sequence ATGAAGGATCTTCTACTGCGGTATGCCAGGTATAATATTTGGGCGAACCAGCGGATGCTGACCTTACTCAACGGACTGTCGGAAGAGCAGCTGGACAAGGACCTGGGGAGCAGTTTTTCCTCGCTGCGCAAGACCATTTATCATATATGGGATGCTGAAAGCATATGGTTCCAGCGCCTTCAGCTGGCATCGCCGGTGCTGGTACCTACCCGGACGTTTACAGGGGACTGGGAGGAGTTCACGCACCTCTTCACCCGGCAGAGCGAGCAGCTGAAGGATTTTGTAGCCACCGCTTCCGATGCCAAGCTGGCCCATACGATAGAATATAACCGGCTTGCAAAAGGCATCGGCAAATCGGCGGTTGTGGATGCGCTGCTCACGGCATTCAATCATTCCACATTTCATCGCGGGCAATTGGTGACGATGCTGCGGCAAAGCGGTGTGAGCAAGATACCTCCGACGGATTATATCAAATACACCGGGCTCAAAAAATAA
- the ruvA gene encoding Holliday junction branch migration protein RuvA has product MIAYLIGKLAYKSPALVHLDVNGVGYEVQISLHTYSRIQSLESCKLLTFVHIKEDAHTMYGFFDEAERTIFLQLISVSGVGAGTARMMLSSLQPEDIQRAIVMDNEKMLEGVKGIGSKTAKRLILELKDKMRKHKEDVLHLSVTSHNTIQEDALNALVTLGIARNMAEQAVQRVLKAEPQLNELELLIKKSLKSL; this is encoded by the coding sequence ATGATAGCATATTTAATTGGTAAACTGGCATATAAATCACCCGCACTTGTACATCTGGATGTGAACGGGGTGGGATATGAAGTACAGATCAGCCTGCATACTTACTCCAGGATACAATCCCTGGAAAGTTGTAAATTGCTGACCTTCGTACATATAAAGGAGGATGCGCACACCATGTACGGCTTCTTTGATGAAGCGGAAAGGACCATCTTCCTGCAACTGATCAGCGTTTCGGGGGTCGGCGCCGGTACCGCCCGCATGATGCTCAGCTCGCTTCAGCCGGAAGATATCCAGCGCGCCATCGTAATGGATAATGAAAAGATGCTGGAAGGGGTGAAGGGCATCGGCTCCAAAACCGCCAAGCGCCTGATTCTGGAGTTAAAGGACAAAATGCGGAAACACAAGGAAGATGTATTACATTTATCTGTAACTTCTCACAATACAATACAGGAAGATGCGTTAAATGCATTGGTTACCCTGGGAATAGCCCGAAACATGGCTGAGCAGGCAGTACAGAGGGTGCTGAAAGCGGAGCCGCAACTCAATGAATTGGAATTACTTATAAAGAAGTCCCTCAAAAGTTTATAA